The following coding sequences lie in one Labrus bergylta chromosome 5, fLabBer1.1, whole genome shotgun sequence genomic window:
- the LOC110002356 gene encoding odorant receptor 131-2-like, producing MNVSSVTNVTVVIEYRDSLTKAVAKNVIVVVLSISLNYIHVGLIHTFRKHQIFYMNPRYILFFHLVVNDMIQMTLTVLLFIISYTLYKINVSVCSVLILLALFATENTPLNLACMAVECYIAICMPLRHVQICTVRRTLVLIGLIWITSMLSVLPDLFITLATEPLDFFSSRVFCLRETAFPNPHIIKKRDVTYVMYLVIVWLVIFYTYFRILFTAKAASKDAKKARNTIVLHGFQLLLCMATYAEPLLMTALLQWFPKTFLDSLFACYIIIHILPRAISPIIYGVRDKAFRKYLKTYLLCKVSTQ from the exons ATGAACGTGTCGTCTGTGACTAATGTGACCGTGGTTATCGAGTACCGAGACTCCCTCACCAAAGCCGTGGCCAAGAATGTGATCGTGGTCGTCCTCAGCATCTCGCTCAACTACATCCATGTAGGACTCATACACACCTTCCGCAAACACCAG ATTTTCTACATGAATCCTCGGTACATCCTGTTCTTTCACCTGGTGGTCAACGACATGATCCAGATGACATTGACCGTCCTCCTGTTCATCATCAGCTACACCCTCTACAAGATAAATGTCTCCGTGTGTAGCGTCTTGATCCTGCTGGCTCTCTTTGCCACCGAGAACACGCCTCTCAACCTGGCCTGCATGGCGGTGGAGTGCTACATCGCCATTTGCATGCCGCTTCGCCACGTGCAGATCTGCACCGTCAGGAGAACGTTGGTGCTGATCGGTTTGATCTGGATTACGAGCATGTTGTCGGTCCTTCCTGATCTCTTCATCACGTTGGCCACCGAGCCGCTGGACTTCTTCAGCTCCCGGGTGTTCTGCCTCAGAGAAACAGCCTTTCCAAATCCGCACATCATCAAGAAGAGAGACGTCACTTATGTCATGTATCTGGTCATCGTTTGGCTCGTCATTTTCTACACGTACTTCAGAATCCTGTTTACGGCTAAAGCGGCGAGCAAAGACGCCAAGAAGGCCAGAAACACCATTGTCCTCCACGgcttccagctgctgctgtgtatGGCCACGTATGCAGAGCCTCTGTTAATGACCGCTCTGTTGCAATGGTTCCCCAAGACCTTTTTAGACTCCCTGTTCGCTTGTTACATCATCATACACATCCTTCCACGCGCCATTAGTCCCATAATTTATGGCGTACGAGACAAGGCCTTCAGAAAGTATCTGAAGACGTATCTGTTGTGTAAAGTGAGCACACAGTAA
- the LOC110002354 gene encoding odorant receptor 131-2-like, which yields MNVSSANVTVVVRFPDSLSKAVTKNVIVVFLVISINYINASLVHTFSKHQIFYRNPRYILFIHLVVNDMIQVTLTIIMFIISYTIHRINVSVCSFLMLTALFATENTPLNLACMAVECYIAICMPLRHVQICTVRRTLILIGLIWITSMLSVLPDLFVTLATEPLDFFGSRVFCLRQTVFPNPVNTKRRNALYSVFLVVIWITIFFTYFKILFTAKAASKDAKKARNTVLLHGFQLLLCMSTYVGPPLLTIIKQWLPRDYTDHLFAYYITIQILPRSIIPFIYGVRDNTFRRYLKRYLCCKVTVRSSTIRNLH from the exons ATGAATGTGTCGTCTGCCAACGTGACCGTGGTCGTTCGGTTTCCAGACTCCCTCTCTAAAGCCGTCACCAAGAACGTGATCGTCGTGTTTCTGGTGATCTCCATCAACTACATCAATGCCAGCCTTGTCCACACCTTCAGCAAACACCAG ATCTTCTACAGAAACCCTCGGTACATCCTCTTCATTCACCTGGTGGTCAACGACATGATCCAGGTGACGCTGACTattatcatgttcatcatcagcTACACCATCCACAGAATAAACGTCTCCGTCTGTTCTTTCTTGATGCTAACGGCTCTCTTTGCCACTGAGAACACGCCTCTCAATCTGGCCTGCATGGCAGTGGAGTGCTACATTGCTATCTGCATGCCGCTGCGCCACGTGCAGATCTGCACCGTCAGGAGAACGTTGATTCTGATCGGTTTGATCTGGATTACGAGCATGTTGTCGGTTCTTCCTGATCTCTTTGTGACCTTGGCCACCGAGCCGCTGGACTTCTTCGGCTCCCGGGTCTTCTGCCTCAGACAAACGGTCTTTCCAAATCCAGTTAACACAAAAAGGAGGAACGCCCtgtattcagtgtttttagtcGTAATCTGGATCACTATCTTCTTCACTTACTTTAAGATCCTGTTCACGGCTAAAGCAGCGAGCAAAGATGCTAAGAAAGCCAGAAACACCGTCCTGCTGCACGGgttccagctgctgctgtgtatGTCCACGTATGTCGGCCCTCCATTATTAACCATCATAAAGCAATGGTTGCCTCGAGACTACACAGACCATCTGTTCGCTTATTATATCACTATACAAATCCTGCCCAGATCCATTATTCCGTTCATCTATGGCGTACGAGACAACACCTTCAGGAGGTACCTGAAAAGGTATCTGTGTTGTAAAGTCACAGTGCGGTCCTCAACCATCCGTAACCTCCATTAG
- the LOC136179361 gene encoding odorant receptor 131-2-like: MNSLVANTTVVVWYQDSLSTAVTKNVIVVCLGISINYINACLFHTFSKHQIFYRNSRYILFIHLVVNDMIQVTLTITLFIISYTIHSVHVPVCWVIILLALFATENTPLNLACMAVECYIAICMPLRHVQICTVRRTLVLIGLIWFTSVLSVLPDLFITLATEPLDFFGSQVFCLRETAFPNPLIIKKRDVIHSVLLVTVWITIFFTYFKILFTAKAASKGANKARNTILLHGFQLLLGMAKYIGPPLLSFLGKRFPRNYTDSLFACYIIVQILPRSISPIIYGIRDNTFRRYLKRYLFCKVTIQ; the protein is encoded by the exons ATGAACAGCTTAGTGGCCAACACAACCGTGGTCGTTTGGTATCAAGACTCCCTCTCTACAGCTGTGACCAAGAATGTGATCGTCGTGTGTCTCGGGATCTCCATCAACTACATCAATGCCTGCCTCTTCCACACCTTCAGCAAACACCAG ATCTTCTACAGAAACTCTCGGTACATCCTCTTCATTCACCTGGTGGTCAACGACATGATCCAGGTGACGCTGACTATAACCCTGTTCATCATCAGCTACACCATCCACAGTGTGCATGTCCCCGTCTGTTGGGTCATAATCCTGCTGGCTCTCTTTGCCACCGAGAACACGCCTCTCAACCTGGCCTGCATGGCGGTGGAGTGCTACATCGCCATCTGCATGCCGCTGCGCCACGTGCAGATCTGCACCGTCAGGAGAACGTTGGTGCTGATCGGTTTGATCTGGTTTACAAGCGTGTTGTCCGTACTTCCTGATCTCTTCATCACATTGGCCACCGAGCCGCTGGACTTCTTCGGCTCCCAGGTGTTCTGCCTCAGAGAAACAGCCTTTCCAAATCCGCTCATAATCAAGAAGAGAGACGTCATCCATTCAGTGCTTCTCGTTACAGTTTGGATCACTATCTTCTTCACTTACTTTAAGATCCTGTTCACGGCTAAAGCAGCGAGCAAAGGTGCTAACAAGGCCAGAAATACCATCCTGCTGCACGGGTTCCAGCTGCTGCTGGGAATGGCAAAATACATCGGCCCTCCATTATTATCTTTTCTAGGCAAAAGGTTTCCTCGGAATTATACAGACAGTCTCTTTGCTTGTTATATTATTGTACAAATCCTGCCCAGGTCCATTAGTCCGATTATTTACGGCATACGAGACAACACCTTCAGGAGGTACCTGAAAAGGTATCTGTTTTGTAAAGTCACCATCCAGTAA